In Candidatus Chlorohelix allophototropha, one DNA window encodes the following:
- a CDS encoding S8 family serine peptidase produces MRSKKLGLSLSIWIMLSLVLTASFATTVSAKGQAGRYIAKAKSAADYTALRDEATKSGAKIVSDLPELNTLVVQASADSQVQLSGSLHLESLAKDQVRTLIQPEGMQTVTALKQGKLPERTRVKADPASSNPGLMWNLDRIHTQEAWKYTTGKSSVIVGVADTGLDYTHSELKNQVLDVVDLTDPTLCKDYYGLSDSELPAYFGVSPDIAPVNGDWNGHGSWIGGNIAGALDKVGINGIAPNTKLVALKISEWCGSAYDSSILNAFIYAADHGIDVVSISFGGYLDRSDPQQDAIYKAYEDVVNYAWNKGTVIVAAAGNEHLRIGDGGKVLSHGPLTIPGDPFVDYYGQYETPGGIKHVVNVSATGNVVNKSSASCPTGTFESSDATCKPSSDAHQPAGAGKKNQLTYYSNYGPRIDIAAPGGAREFNLPNADRGGTGGFPYTAVDGTTAWEEFSITSNWATQIPCFLIGDPNFYQNECYSTIQGTSMATPHVSAVIALVASYNPAIRHNPAKLVAAVKAGATNISGNATQPLSATDTSAGDRTGLLCPTGYCHLGGKAISDREAYGAGLVNALGAILESKKYNGRNSQ; encoded by the coding sequence GTGAGATCGAAAAAGTTGGGTTTATCATTATCTATATGGATAATGCTTTCACTTGTATTGACAGCAAGCTTTGCAACTACTGTAAGTGCTAAGGGGCAAGCAGGGCGTTACATAGCCAAGGCGAAGAGTGCAGCAGATTATACGGCACTTCGTGATGAGGCTACAAAATCTGGAGCAAAAATTGTATCGGATTTGCCAGAGCTAAACACTTTAGTGGTGCAAGCTTCTGCCGATTCGCAAGTCCAGTTATCCGGCAGCTTGCATTTGGAAAGCCTTGCCAAAGACCAAGTGCGGACTCTAATTCAGCCTGAAGGTATGCAAACTGTTACCGCGCTTAAGCAGGGTAAATTGCCTGAAAGAACTCGGGTTAAGGCTGACCCGGCTTCCTCCAATCCCGGTTTGATGTGGAACCTTGACCGCATCCATACCCAAGAAGCTTGGAAATATACGACCGGTAAATCCTCGGTTATAGTAGGCGTAGCCGATACTGGTCTGGATTATACCCACAGTGAGTTGAAGAATCAGGTGTTAGACGTAGTGGATTTAACCGATCCTACACTTTGCAAAGACTACTATGGTCTTTCCGACTCGGAGTTGCCTGCTTATTTCGGTGTCTCTCCCGATATTGCCCCTGTAAATGGTGATTGGAACGGTCACGGTTCTTGGATTGGCGGCAATATTGCCGGAGCTTTGGACAAAGTGGGTATTAACGGCATTGCCCCAAATACAAAACTTGTTGCTCTGAAAATTTCTGAGTGGTGTGGTTCCGCTTATGACTCATCCATTCTTAACGCCTTCATTTATGCTGCCGATCATGGTATTGACGTGGTGAGCATCTCCTTCGGTGGCTATCTAGATCGCAGCGACCCACAGCAGGATGCTATTTATAAAGCCTACGAAGATGTAGTCAATTATGCTTGGAATAAGGGTACTGTGATTGTTGCAGCCGCCGGTAATGAACATCTTCGGATTGGCGATGGCGGCAAAGTCCTCAGCCATGGTCCTCTGACAATACCCGGCGACCCATTTGTTGACTACTATGGTCAGTATGAGACACCCGGTGGTATTAAGCACGTGGTTAATGTTTCAGCAACCGGCAATGTAGTTAATAAATCCTCCGCTTCTTGCCCTACTGGAACTTTTGAAAGTAGTGATGCTACCTGTAAGCCTAGCAGTGACGCGCACCAGCCAGCCGGAGCTGGGAAGAAGAATCAACTCACTTACTATAGCAACTACGGGCCTCGCATTGATATTGCCGCTCCCGGAGGCGCGCGTGAGTTCAACTTGCCAAATGCGGATAGAGGCGGTACAGGCGGTTTCCCCTATACTGCGGTGGATGGAACAACCGCGTGGGAAGAATTCAGTATCACTTCAAACTGGGCAACGCAAATTCCTTGCTTTTTAATTGGTGACCCCAATTTCTATCAGAATGAGTGTTACTCCACCATTCAGGGTACTTCAATGGCTACACCGCATGTCTCAGCCGTTATTGCGCTGGTGGCAAGCTACAACCCGGCTATCCGGCACAATCCTGCCAAATTGGTAGCCGCAGTTAAAGCGGGCGCGACCAATATTTCTGGTAACGCCACTCAACCATTGAGCGCTACCGACACGTCTGCTGGTGACCGAACTGGCTTGCTGTGTCCCACCGGATATTGCCACC